From Gopherus flavomarginatus isolate rGopFla2 chromosome 16, rGopFla2.mat.asm, whole genome shotgun sequence, a single genomic window includes:
- the LOC127035348 gene encoding nuclear factor interleukin-3-regulated protein-like, which translates to MEGLSSPGQCVAGGVPPEGVMQRARALKGKASASFRRKREFISDEKKDASYWEKRRKNNEAAKRSREKRRFNDLVLESRVLALNEENLRLKTELLQLKLRFGLISTAAFVEKSHQLSAASRECGGGSSGYSSASSRAQHSEDSSETEQSGRDAAGAKYSPRGSLSDMSDGSSRDSPLPRTPGEAQAVSRARGDDVALCPPNPQAPASRGVILFSANGFTAVEPPQAWEAQGRGDRPEEEEEEKALGSYAQQIPGGRHGDCEAYCQQGELQGPPEAYGCPRAEGYGAPAGFLGEEEAREARPEPMEMAVEPSSPFAGYSSEESGEEPGWGCPPAPYPPAPDVKLAALPHKLRLKCRAHSSGGQDLGPEPGATGCQQEAPADWESERHEEMAALVRQALLLNGHPPAAGALDSLLYCSLPPPSNRPEPEDFAGGWRGSCHNEGTRPI; encoded by the coding sequence ATGGAGGGTCTCAGCTCGCCTGGCCAGTGCGTGGCAGGGGGCGTCCCCCCGGAGGGCGTGATGCAGCGGGCCCGGGCGCTGAAGGGCAAAGCCAGCGCCAGCTTCCGGCGTAAGCGGGAGTTCATCTCGGACGAGAAGAAGGATGCCAGCTACTGGGAGAAGCGCCGGAAGAACAACGAGGCGGCCAAGCGCTCGCGGGAGAAGCGGCGCTTCAACGACCTGGTGCTGGAGAGCCGGGTGCTGGCGCTCAACGAGGAGAACCTGCGCCTCAAGACGGAGCTGCTCCAGCTCAAGCTGCGCTTCGGGCTGATCAGCACCGCCGCCTTCGTGGAGAAGAGCCACCAGCTGAGCGCCGCCAGCCGGGAGTGCGGTGGGGGCAGCAGCGGCTACTCCAGCGCCTCCTCCCGGGCCCAGCACTCGGAGGACTCGTCCGAGACGGAGCAGTCCGGCCGGGACGCTGCCGGGGCCAAATACTCGCCGCGGGGCTCCCTCTCCGACATGTCCGACGGCTCCTCTAGGGACAGCCCGCTGCCACGGACGCCGGGGGAGGCGCAGGCTGTGAGCAGGGCCCGGGGGGATGACGTGGCGCTGTGCCCCCCCAATCCCCAGGCCCCGGCCTCCCGGGGCGTCATCCTCTTCAGCGCCAACGGCTTCACCGCGGTGGAGCCaccccaagcctgggaggcgcaggggaggggggacaggccagaggaggaagaagaggagaaggCCCTGGGGAGCTATGCCCAGCAGATTCCCGGGGGTCGCCATGGCGACTGTGAGGCCTAttgccagcagggggagctgcagggtccccccgaGGCGTATGGCTGCCCACGGGCTGAGGGCTACGGCGCCCCTGCTGGCTTCCTTGGGGAGGAGGAGGCGCGGGAGGCCAGGCCGGAGCCCATGGAGATGGCGGTCGAGCCAAGTTCCCCCTTTGCGGGTTACTCCAGTGAGGAGAGTGGGGAGGAGCCCGGCTGGGGGTGCCCGCCCGCCCCCTACCCGCCCGCTCCGGACGTCAAGCTGGCCGCCCTGCCCCACAAGCTGCGCCTCAAATGCCGGGCCCACAGcagcggtggccaggacctgggccctGAGCCTGGCGCCACTGgctgccagcaggaggcgccagccGACTGGGAGAGCGAGAGGCACGAAGAGATGGCGGCCCTGGTGCGGCAGGCGCTGCTCCTCAACGGGCACCCCCCCGCTGCTGGCGCCCTGGACAGCCTCCTCTACTgcagcctcccacccccctcaAACAGGCCCGAGCCTGAGGACTTCGCTGGAGGGTGGAGAGGAAGTTGCCACAATGAGGGCACCAGGCCCATATGA